The following are from one region of the Mycolicibacterium diernhoferi genome:
- a CDS encoding nitroreductase family deazaflavin-dependent oxidoreductase: MTKKSTISPVNFSVRRFNKHVLNPLMLRLAGRKHWYTSTIEHTGRRSGTTYRTPIVAHPVSGGYLTPLPYGVDTDWLRNTLAAGEAVITNGGKRSTVINPRLIDAAEAATVLPARRLRAFRRLGIGRFVRFDLGPAAGKAAGNAH, encoded by the coding sequence ATGACCAAGAAAAGCACCATTTCGCCGGTCAACTTCTCCGTGCGGCGCTTCAACAAGCACGTGCTGAATCCGCTGATGCTGCGCCTGGCCGGACGCAAGCACTGGTACACATCGACCATCGAGCACACCGGGCGCCGAAGCGGAACGACCTACCGGACGCCGATAGTCGCCCATCCGGTGAGCGGCGGCTACCTGACCCCGCTGCCCTACGGTGTGGACACCGACTGGCTCCGCAACACGCTCGCCGCCGGTGAAGCCGTCATCACCAACGGCGGCAAACGGTCGACAGTGATCAATCCACGCCTCATCGACGCCGCCGAGGCCGCCACGGTGCTGCCCGCGCGACGACTTCGGGCGTTCCGCCGTCTCGGCATAGGGCGTTTCGTTCGTTTCGATCTGGGCCCGGCCGCCGGGAAGGCGGCCGGGAATGCGCACTGA